A section of the Falco biarmicus isolate bFalBia1 chromosome 3, bFalBia1.pri, whole genome shotgun sequence genome encodes:
- the TNFRSF11A gene encoding tumor necrosis factor receptor superfamily member 11A, translated as MPVPSGCWLLLLSLTAAGKQLSLQITPPCESEQHYEYSGRCCTKCEPGKYMSARCTDTSDSVCQPCGPNEYMDVWNEEDKCLLHKICDQGKALREVNPGNSTFQRQCACTMGYHWNEDCDCCQRNTVCAPGFGVEHPVQQDKDTMCIPCPRGYFSKVASSTDECKSWTNCTALGMAENVPGTDKSDAVCAERKMPEPSEDGANRILYVLIVILFFVALIGIVIFIVYYKNKGKKLTADLQNWANEVCSQIKGTKEPPRDAFVTVNITNAAVPEVMGLLGPTGSPAPGNSCCTSGHAPCRNGSPSTAPCEAGGNLEGFSVVTETDDDHFPPVPMEDEYMDKDLNTADSLLSRTASKTISSFSEPMEAGENDSLNQYFSGIGSTEDISVSQGFHPSSSTDGAHPTMDKLLQKSCQHAHSCLKETGNKDTDNFATNYDLEKICVRCGISYRESPRKWSKPCCAVADSASTSPETGSYAQCTCGLNFLSAGQSTLASDHSMESASSDSSNMKYQNTNRSTSGTSSSTSDFPPASGNVTGNSNSTFISSGQVMNFKGDIIVVYLSQNSQEGATASGLSEENVGSPVQEENLSRCETFAGNTQHYKEKCAELQGACPLAGSGAPRWPARPLAQEQGPPCCAQASQPVQEEGKLGHFSEKVLN; from the exons TTGTCACTACAAATCACTCCACCGTGTGAAAGCGAACAACACTATGAATACTCTGGACGGTGCTGCACAAAGTGTGAGCCAG GAAAATATATGTCTGCTAGATGCACTGATACTTCTGATAGTGTGTGCCAACCGTGTGGCCCAAACGAGTATATGGATGTCTGGAATGAAGAAGATAAATGCTTACTACATAAAATATGTGATCAAG GGAAAGCTTTGAGAGAAGTGAACCCTGGGAACAGCACATTCCAGCGTCAGTGTGCTTGTACGATGGGCTACCACTGGAATGAAGACTGTGACTGCTGTCAACGAAATACTGTGTGTGCTCCAGGGTTCGGAGTTGAGCATCCTG TGCAACAAGACAAGGACACAATGTGCATACCATGTCCCAGAGGCTACTTCTCAAAGGTCGCTTCATCCACCGACGAGTGTAAATCCTGGACCAA CTGTACAGCTCTAGGAATGGCAGAAAATGTGCCTGGAACTGACAAGTCAGATGCAGTTTGCGCAGAACGGAAGATGCCTGAGCCATCAGAAGATG GAGCAAACAGGATCTTATACGTGTTGATTGTCATCTTGTTTTTTGTGGCACTAATTGGCATTGTCATCTTCATCGTATACTACAAGAATAAGGGAAAAAAGCTGACAG CAGATCTACAGAATTGGGCTAACGAAGTGTGCAGCcaaataaaaggaacaaag gAGCCCCCCAGAGATGCTTTTGTTACCGTGAACATCACAAATGCTGCTGTCCCTGAAGTCATGGGTCTCCTGGGCCCCACTGGCTCGCCTGCCCCTGGAAACTCGTGCTGCACCAGTGGTCACGCTCCTTGCAGGAACGggagccccagcacagcaccgTGTGAGGCAGGAGGGAACCTCGAAGGGTTTTCTGTGGTAACTGAGACTGATGATGACCACTTCCCACCAGTTCCCATGGAAGATGAATACATGGATAAGGATCTCAATACTGCTGATTCTTTATTGAGTCGGACTGCCAGTAAAACCATTTCATCATTTTCAGAACCaatggaggcaggggagaaTGACAGcctaaatcagtatttttcaggGATTGGGAGCACAGAGGACATATCAGTCTCTCAAGGCTTTCACCCTTCCTCCAGCACAGATGGGGCACACCCCACCATGGACAAACTTCTTCAGAAATCTTGCCAACATGCCCACAGTTGCCTGAAGGAAACAGGCAACAAAGACACAGATAATTTTGCAACAAACTATGACTTGGAGAAGATCTGTGTGAGGTGTGGCATTTCGTACAGGGAATCTCCCAGAAAGTGGAGCAAACCCTGTTGTGCTGTGGCTGACAGTGCTTCCACCTCCCCAGAGACTGGATCCTATGCACAGTGCACGTGTGGCTTGAATTTTCTCTCTGCGGGTCAGAGCACTCTAGCAAGTGATCATAGTATGGAAAGTGCATCTTCAGATAGTTCCAACATGAAGTACCAGAACACAAACAGAAGCACTTCAGggacaagcagcagcacttcagaCTTTCCTCCAGCATCTG gaaATGTGACTGGAAACAGTAACTCCACCTTTATCTCAAGTGGACAAGTAATGAATTTCAAGGGCGACATCATTGTTGTCTACCTTAGCCAAAACTCCCAGGAGGGGGCCACGGCCTCGGGGCTGAGCGAGGAGAACGTGGGCAGCCCGGTGCAGGAGGAGAACCTCAGCCGCTGTGAGACCTTTGCTGGCAACACCCAGCACTACAAGGAGAAGTGTGCGGAGCTGCAGGGTGCCTGCCCGCTGGCGGGGAGCGGGGCACCGCGGTGGCCTGCCAGACCCCTGGCCCAGGAGCAGGGCCCACCCTGCTGTGCCCAGGCCTCGCAGCCagtgcaggaggaagggaagctgGGACACTTCTCAGAGAAAGTGTTGAACTGA